A genomic region of Anopheles coustani chromosome 3, idAnoCousDA_361_x.2, whole genome shotgun sequence contains the following coding sequences:
- the LOC131261426 gene encoding uncharacterized protein LOC131261426 isoform X1, producing the protein MATNPFKHPPPTSSTSENNCSTYDEYDEQAPLRHSSAPATPAGSSVPSTPDSSSILKQRAPCACSNISIMQLFHEMKQKYPTVPDTVVSELVTQNCHDRPACVSKLEEAVLGTPAQTTYPAQSIHSGSLKRRSAEQRSRQSGGSRQDGNGFSNSNSSSNSSTSSRESSVDSSRLRGAINGGPQFVVNSVGPSGAGGGGGLHDRLAGDGRVPTIPHRPTTLAFGTSSSPMGYAGGGGVGGSGIPPPPPTRPHRTAPACPPSGSLATSTITTTTTASSNADLGETVNLQVNVTVSPKPGGPLHVGQRHTSTISLQPEPPYSRELAQVSSTFNSGVVPASAGHAAGPSQGNSSGGVSGSNGNTVGAGGGGRSSTSVNLTLRQPTDGRPHSPIHIHASPLKYTSGNFNAQAGIQSKLEVTFGEGFGSFSAMRAHIPGYESYQGTHRPLDTQTTSLNTLQYQQQQQQLQEPLFEQRDSYRYQSPGTAMPSRFQTPLSSSSPLPSVVHRVQTPRGLMGALRGGSLFATGRQLENDGLTKEMRYQNFVVAEMAVSQQLEQKQRLSREVERKQIQFESICREIFVLQQPLLHIDAELLDREVLLLAAEVEQLQKEVDSCDDEEARAAVAIGSSITDGLSALSVEGGSPMLPSGASNAAVVNRPPRPPRPPPPRATTQSPSRTSSGSITPGTPLLASVPFGGGCPGAAHTSSSGSSPCSTSSSINYGVGNGDPTSTRLHPPGSSASNIAGGDEQAAASGSNQPWTCTLCTFQNHELMTSCELCTLPKASGSKTQLPENAQRSGLAVATTSNAVSGTDVCDGGGVPVGVALLRRQHLSVDTGVAAAAAAAAAAAAAAVVGASVGPSTAPPYPGGCEMPPPSFASLSCPSSNPSIALQTTSQTSQQLQQPGQQHPTQQQQQQQQPNPPPLQNAQYQKSSIEC; encoded by the exons ATGGCGACTAATCCCTTCAAGCATCCGCCGCCGACTTCCAGCACTAGCGAGAACAACTGTAGCACCTACGACGAGTACGATGAACAAGCGCCACTGCGGCATTCGTCGGcaccagcaacaccagcaggcTCAAGTGTCCCGTCCACACCGGACAGTAGCAGTATCCTAAAGCAGCGTGCACCGTGCGCCTGCTCCAACATCAGCATTATGCAGCTGTTCCACGAGATGAAGCAGAAGTATCCTACCGTCCCGGACACGGTCGTGTCGGAGCTGGTCACGCAGAACTGCCACGATCGACCGGCGTGCGTGAGCAAGCTGGAGGAGGCCGTCCTCGGGACGCCCGCCCAGACGACCTACCCCGCCCAGTCGATCCACAGCGGTAGCCTGAAGCGGCGCAGTGCGGAACAGCGGAGTCGACAGTCGGGCGGCAGCAGACAGGATGGAAATGGCTTTAGCAATagtaacagcagcagcaacagcagcaccagcagtcgGGAGAGTAGCGTAGATAGTAGCAGGTTGCGGGGAGCCATCAACGGAGGGCCTCAGTTCGTGGTAAACTCCGTTGGTCCATCTGGCGCAGGCGGGGGAGGAGGTCTTCATGATAGACTAGCAGGGGATGGCAGAGTGCCAACAATACCACACCGTCCTACGACACTCGCTTTCGGTACTTCGAGTTCCCCAATGGGATacgcgggtggtggtggtgttggtggaagTGGTataccaccacctccaccgacTCGCCCTCATCGGACGGCACCGGCTTGCCCACCCAGCGGGTCGCTGGCTACGTCCACCATAACGACCACAACGACCGCAAGCAGTAATGCCGATTTGGGTGAAACGGTTAACCTGCAGGTGAATGTAACCGTATCCCCCAAGCCTGGAGGCCCGCTGCATGTCGGGCAGCGCCATACTTCGACGATCTCGCTCCAACCGGAACCACCGTACTCGCGGGAACTAGCCCAAGTTAGTAGTACCTTCAACAGTGGTGTGGTACCAGCGTCAGCAGGCCATGCAGCCGGACCCTCGCAGGGCAATTCATCTGGTGGCGTCTCTGGAAGCAATGGGAATACCGTTGGAGCTGGCGGTGGAGGACGTAGCTCGACGTCGGTCAATCTGACCTTGCGGCAACCGACAGACGGACGGCCTCACTCTCCCATCCACATCCACGCTAGCCCCCTCAAGTATACGTCGGGGAACTTCAACGCCCAGGCCGGCATCCAGTCGAAGCTGGAGGTTACCTTCGGCGAAGGTTTCGGGTCGTTCAGTGCGATGCGTGCCCATATCCCCGGGTACGAATCGTACCAGGGAACGCACAGGCCGTTGGACACACAGACGACATCACTCAACACCTTACagtatcaacaacaacaacaacaactgcaGGAGCCTCTGTTTGAGCAGCGAGATAGCTATCGATATCAGTCGCCCGGAACTGCGATGCCATCCCGCTTTCAGACACCGTTATCATCCTCCTCGCCTCTTCCCAGCGTGGTGCATAGAGTGCAGACGCCCCGTGGTCTTATGGGAGCCCTCAGAGGAGGGTCGCTGTTTGCTACCGGTCGGCAACTAGAGAACGATGGACTTACGAAGGAAATGCGGTACCAAAATTTTGTTGTGGCAG AAATGGCCGTCTCGCAGCAGCTGGAGCAGAAACAGAGACTAAGTCGTGAGGTGGAGAGGAAGCAGATCCAGTTCGAGTCGATTTGTCGCGAAATCTTCGTACTGCAGCAACCCTTGCTGCACATCGACGCGGAGCTGCTCGATCGGGAGGTATTGCTTTTAGCAGCGGAAGTCGAACAGCTACAGAAGGAGGTGGACTCGTGCGATGATGAGGAGGCTCGTGCAGCCGTTGCCATAGGATCCTCGATAACGGACGGATTGAGTGCACTGAGCGTCGAAGGAG GATCACCAATGCTCCCATCGGGTGCAAGCAATGCCGCGGTCGTTAATCGTCCGCCACGTCCTCCGAGACCACCACCTCCAAGGGCCACTACGCAATCACCGTCTCGTACCAGTTCCGGTAGCATTACACCCGGTACTCCTCTTTTAGCTAGTGTTCCTTTCGGTGGTGGCTGTCCGGGGGCCGCACACACCTCTTCCTCAGGCTCTTCTCCCTGCTCAACGTCCTCCTCAATAAACTACGGAGTAGGGAATGGTGATCCAACGTCCACTCGACTACATCCTCCCGGCAGCAGCGCCAGCAACATAGCAGGCGGTGACGAACAGGCAGCGGCCTCCGGCTCGAATCAACCCTGGACCTGCACTCTTTGTACATTCCAAAACCACGAACTCATGACCTCGTGTGAACTCTGCACGTTGCCGAAAGCATCCGGTAGTAAAACGCAGCTTCCCGAAAACGCGCAAAGATCAGGCCTAGCGGTGGCCACCACCTCCAATGCGGTCTCCGGGACAGACGTgtgcgatggtggtggtgttcctGTAGGTGTCGCTCTGCTAAGGCGTCAGCACCTTTCGGTGGACACAGGTGTtgcggcggctgctgctgcggcagc
- the LOC131261426 gene encoding uncharacterized protein LOC131261426 isoform X2 — MATNPFKHPPPTSSTSENNCSTYDEYDEQAPLRHSSAPATPAGSSVPSTPDSSSILKQRAPCACSNISIMQLFHEMKQKYPTVPDTVVSELVTQNCHDRPACVSKLEEAVLGTPAQTTYPAQSIHSGSLKRRSAEQRSRQSGGSRQDGNGFSNSNSSSNSSTSSRESSVDSSRLRGAINGGPQFVVNSVGPSGAGGGGGLHDRLAGDGRVPTIPHRPTTLAFGTSSSPMGYAGGGGVGGSGIPPPPPTRPHRTAPACPPSGSLATSTITTTTTASSNADLGETVNLQVNVTVSPKPGGPLHVGQRHTSTISLQPEPPYSRELAQVSSTFNSGVVPASAGHAAGPSQGNSSGGVSGSNGNTVGAGGGGRSSTSVNLTLRQPTDGRPHSPIHIHASPLKYTSGNFNAQAGIQSKLEVTFGEGFGSFSAMRAHIPGYESYQGTHRPLDTQTTSLNTLQYQQQQQQLQEPLFEQRDSYRYQSPGTAMPSRFQTPLSSSSPLPSVVHRVQTPRGLMGALRGGSLFATGRQLENDGLTKEMRYQNFVVAEMAVSQQLEQKQRLSREVERKQIQFESICREIFVLQQPLLHIDAELLDREVLLLAAEVEQLQKEVDSCDDEEARAAVAIGSSITDGLSALSVEGVVASGQDILIYLSPGQNKIIHSWIVS; from the exons ATGGCGACTAATCCCTTCAAGCATCCGCCGCCGACTTCCAGCACTAGCGAGAACAACTGTAGCACCTACGACGAGTACGATGAACAAGCGCCACTGCGGCATTCGTCGGcaccagcaacaccagcaggcTCAAGTGTCCCGTCCACACCGGACAGTAGCAGTATCCTAAAGCAGCGTGCACCGTGCGCCTGCTCCAACATCAGCATTATGCAGCTGTTCCACGAGATGAAGCAGAAGTATCCTACCGTCCCGGACACGGTCGTGTCGGAGCTGGTCACGCAGAACTGCCACGATCGACCGGCGTGCGTGAGCAAGCTGGAGGAGGCCGTCCTCGGGACGCCCGCCCAGACGACCTACCCCGCCCAGTCGATCCACAGCGGTAGCCTGAAGCGGCGCAGTGCGGAACAGCGGAGTCGACAGTCGGGCGGCAGCAGACAGGATGGAAATGGCTTTAGCAATagtaacagcagcagcaacagcagcaccagcagtcgGGAGAGTAGCGTAGATAGTAGCAGGTTGCGGGGAGCCATCAACGGAGGGCCTCAGTTCGTGGTAAACTCCGTTGGTCCATCTGGCGCAGGCGGGGGAGGAGGTCTTCATGATAGACTAGCAGGGGATGGCAGAGTGCCAACAATACCACACCGTCCTACGACACTCGCTTTCGGTACTTCGAGTTCCCCAATGGGATacgcgggtggtggtggtgttggtggaagTGGTataccaccacctccaccgacTCGCCCTCATCGGACGGCACCGGCTTGCCCACCCAGCGGGTCGCTGGCTACGTCCACCATAACGACCACAACGACCGCAAGCAGTAATGCCGATTTGGGTGAAACGGTTAACCTGCAGGTGAATGTAACCGTATCCCCCAAGCCTGGAGGCCCGCTGCATGTCGGGCAGCGCCATACTTCGACGATCTCGCTCCAACCGGAACCACCGTACTCGCGGGAACTAGCCCAAGTTAGTAGTACCTTCAACAGTGGTGTGGTACCAGCGTCAGCAGGCCATGCAGCCGGACCCTCGCAGGGCAATTCATCTGGTGGCGTCTCTGGAAGCAATGGGAATACCGTTGGAGCTGGCGGTGGAGGACGTAGCTCGACGTCGGTCAATCTGACCTTGCGGCAACCGACAGACGGACGGCCTCACTCTCCCATCCACATCCACGCTAGCCCCCTCAAGTATACGTCGGGGAACTTCAACGCCCAGGCCGGCATCCAGTCGAAGCTGGAGGTTACCTTCGGCGAAGGTTTCGGGTCGTTCAGTGCGATGCGTGCCCATATCCCCGGGTACGAATCGTACCAGGGAACGCACAGGCCGTTGGACACACAGACGACATCACTCAACACCTTACagtatcaacaacaacaacaacaactgcaGGAGCCTCTGTTTGAGCAGCGAGATAGCTATCGATATCAGTCGCCCGGAACTGCGATGCCATCCCGCTTTCAGACACCGTTATCATCCTCCTCGCCTCTTCCCAGCGTGGTGCATAGAGTGCAGACGCCCCGTGGTCTTATGGGAGCCCTCAGAGGAGGGTCGCTGTTTGCTACCGGTCGGCAACTAGAGAACGATGGACTTACGAAGGAAATGCGGTACCAAAATTTTGTTGTGGCAG AAATGGCCGTCTCGCAGCAGCTGGAGCAGAAACAGAGACTAAGTCGTGAGGTGGAGAGGAAGCAGATCCAGTTCGAGTCGATTTGTCGCGAAATCTTCGTACTGCAGCAACCCTTGCTGCACATCGACGCGGAGCTGCTCGATCGGGAGGTATTGCTTTTAGCAGCGGAAGTCGAACAGCTACAGAAGGAGGTGGACTCGTGCGATGATGAGGAGGCTCGTGCAGCCGTTGCCATAGGATCCTCGATAACGGACGGATTGAGTGCACTGAGCGTCGAAGGAG